In Myxococcota bacterium, a single genomic region encodes these proteins:
- a CDS encoding molybdopterin-dependent oxidoreductase: MSRRTPEEVVAARLRLRERFLAKMRETPAMSDARPLGSGPKNRHGMPRVPVDQTPTAPGKWPVLDLGVQPNVTRESFRLAVDGACKRPYVLDWAGLQELEQVDDVSDFHCVTGWSRLDIPWRGVRLQTALALAEPLEGATHLMCHGSDGYETNIPLVEALKDDVLLAFGVDGGALPANHGGPVRVITPQLYAWKGAKWVSRLELLAGDRKGFWELRGYSNSAHPWRNDRYS; the protein is encoded by the coding sequence ATGAGCCGGCGCACGCCCGAAGAGGTGGTCGCCGCGCGGCTGCGCCTGCGAGAGCGTTTCCTGGCGAAGATGCGCGAGACACCCGCGATGTCCGACGCGAGGCCGCTCGGCAGCGGCCCGAAGAACCGGCACGGCATGCCGCGGGTGCCGGTCGACCAGACGCCGACCGCTCCGGGCAAGTGGCCCGTGCTCGACCTGGGCGTGCAGCCCAACGTGACTCGCGAGAGCTTCCGGCTGGCGGTCGACGGCGCATGCAAGCGGCCCTACGTGCTCGATTGGGCGGGTCTGCAGGAGCTCGAGCAGGTCGACGACGTGTCCGACTTCCACTGCGTCACCGGCTGGTCGCGGCTGGACATCCCGTGGCGCGGCGTGCGCCTTCAGACCGCGCTCGCGCTGGCGGAGCCGCTCGAGGGCGCAACTCACCTCATGTGTCACGGCTCGGACGGCTACGAGACGAACATTCCGCTGGTCGAAGCGCTGAAGGACGACGTGCTCCTGGCGTTCGGCGTCGACGGCGGCGCGCTGCCCGCCAACCACGGCGGTCCGGTGCGGGTGATCACGCCGCAGCTCTACGCCTGGAAGGGCGCGAAGTGGGTCTCGCGGCTCGAGCTGCTCGCGGGCGACCGCAAGGGCTTCTGGGAGCTGCGCGGCTATTCGAACAGCGCGCACCCGTGGCGCAACGATCGGTATAGTTGA
- a CDS encoding adenylate/guanylate cyclase domain-containing protein, which translates to MRLRDGTGRQKLIYAALVSLYVIGLLLACADKLQRVGRPDVGFVMDGLEISPSRRDSADLGLRGGARLLELNGESIAGKPVRSEVWGRLNLTEGSTNELVVQRPVEQLAHISIPVRELRLADVVYAEGGVLALGVLFFVVGAITFQLRPFAPESWALLALCSVSGGFLSMILSGVGPAQAPYALYYRSMLGLLAAVPIHAGLAFPIVHRALLRRPPRVLYWIYGLGLVHAAVQITAWATDYAGPTRYLGIFDTSLLLVVTLYFVGRCGALAMHTEDPLVAQRARILLAGVLLGGSLPATVRFVQATTGVHVLDIRVAYWSLSILLLALARTALRSELLNARVAARRAVVYGAAVSALTVLAVALVSVSPYLVAGLLLPLLYVWPKFEALLNAWLYPQRLRLPETVRRIGEDLAAATDPEGVLDALTEAPARLSDVRPGSAFLFAGVAGPAEILRGVGRARAEQSLDMTPLASEPLVQLMVTLRKEIFREQISVEPQFVNIQRECYAAFQRLGAEALLPIMRDSRVIGGLAIGARERGDAWERLELEVLQTVAQQGVQALIRIEATEKLRARELEFAELGRFFPPQIIEQVMARGGAAELRSQRKLVTVFFADLRGFTSFSESVEPEEVMATLAEYHSAMGRRVSEFAGTLERFAGDGFMVFFNDPVDQEDHVERAASMALAMHGDLARLRTGWARRRYRIDAGMGIHTGYATCGFIGYEGRRDYGVIGNVTNLAARLSDAAKGGEILVSAAVRGQLPTHTLLEAVGELELPGFHAPQPAFRLLPPE; encoded by the coding sequence TACGCTGCGCTCGTCTCGCTGTACGTGATCGGTCTCTTGCTGGCTTGCGCCGACAAGCTGCAGCGCGTGGGCCGGCCCGACGTGGGCTTCGTCATGGACGGGCTCGAGATCTCGCCCTCGCGGCGTGACTCGGCCGACCTGGGGCTGCGCGGCGGCGCGCGTCTGCTCGAGCTGAACGGTGAGTCGATCGCGGGCAAGCCGGTGCGCAGCGAGGTCTGGGGCCGGCTCAACTTGACCGAGGGCTCGACCAACGAGCTGGTCGTGCAGCGGCCCGTGGAGCAGCTGGCGCACATCTCGATCCCCGTGCGCGAGCTGCGCCTGGCCGACGTGGTGTACGCCGAGGGCGGGGTGCTCGCGCTCGGCGTGCTGTTCTTCGTGGTCGGCGCGATCACCTTCCAGCTGCGGCCGTTCGCGCCCGAGAGCTGGGCGCTGCTCGCGCTGTGCAGTGTCTCGGGCGGCTTCCTGTCGATGATCCTGTCCGGTGTCGGCCCCGCGCAGGCGCCGTACGCGCTGTACTACCGCTCCATGCTCGGCCTCCTGGCCGCGGTGCCGATTCACGCCGGCCTGGCCTTTCCGATCGTGCACCGCGCGCTGCTGCGCCGGCCGCCCCGGGTGTTGTACTGGATCTACGGGCTGGGGCTCGTGCACGCGGCCGTGCAGATCACCGCCTGGGCCACCGACTACGCGGGGCCGACGCGCTATCTCGGCATCTTCGACACGAGTCTCCTGCTCGTGGTGACCCTCTACTTCGTCGGCCGCTGCGGCGCGCTCGCCATGCACACCGAGGACCCGCTGGTCGCGCAGCGCGCGCGCATCCTCTTGGCCGGCGTGCTGCTCGGCGGGTCACTGCCCGCGACCGTGCGCTTCGTGCAGGCCACGACCGGCGTGCACGTGCTCGACATCCGGGTCGCGTACTGGTCGCTCTCGATCCTGTTGCTCGCGCTGGCGCGCACGGCGCTGCGCAGCGAGCTGTTGAACGCGCGGGTCGCAGCGCGGCGCGCGGTGGTGTACGGGGCCGCGGTCAGCGCGCTCACGGTGCTCGCGGTCGCGCTGGTGTCGGTGTCGCCATATCTCGTGGCGGGGCTGCTGCTGCCGCTGCTCTACGTGTGGCCGAAGTTCGAGGCGCTGCTCAACGCCTGGCTCTACCCGCAGCGCCTGCGCCTGCCCGAGACCGTGCGGCGCATCGGCGAGGACCTGGCCGCCGCGACCGACCCCGAGGGCGTGCTCGACGCGCTGACCGAGGCGCCCGCGCGCCTGTCCGACGTGCGGCCCGGATCGGCGTTCCTGTTCGCGGGCGTGGCGGGACCGGCGGAGATCCTGCGCGGCGTGGGCCGCGCGCGCGCCGAGCAGTCACTCGACATGACGCCGCTGGCCTCCGAGCCGCTGGTGCAGCTCATGGTCACCTTGCGCAAGGAGATCTTCCGCGAGCAGATCTCGGTGGAGCCGCAGTTCGTGAACATCCAGCGCGAGTGCTATGCGGCCTTCCAGCGGCTGGGCGCGGAGGCGCTGCTGCCGATCATGCGTGACTCGCGCGTGATCGGCGGGCTCGCGATCGGCGCGCGCGAGCGCGGCGACGCCTGGGAGCGGCTCGAGCTCGAGGTGCTGCAGACGGTGGCGCAGCAGGGCGTGCAGGCGCTGATCCGCATCGAGGCGACCGAGAAGCTGCGCGCGCGCGAGCTCGAGTTCGCGGAGCTGGGCCGCTTCTTCCCGCCGCAGATCATCGAGCAGGTCATGGCGCGCGGCGGCGCCGCCGAGCTGCGCTCGCAGCGCAAGCTCGTGACCGTGTTCTTCGCCGACCTGCGCGGCTTCACGTCGTTCTCCGAGAGCGTCGAGCCGGAAGAGGTCATGGCGACGCTGGCCGAGTACCATTCGGCCATGGGCCGGCGAGTCAGTGAGTTCGCCGGCACGCTCGAGCGCTTCGCGGGCGACGGCTTCATGGTGTTCTTCAACGACCCCGTCGACCAGGAGGACCACGTGGAGCGTGCCGCTTCGATGGCGCTCGCCATGCATGGCGACCTGGCGCGCCTGCGCACGGGCTGGGCGCGCAGGCGCTACCGCATCGACGCGGGCATGGGCATCCACACCGGCTACGCCACCTGCGGCTTCATCGGCTACGAGGGCCGGCGCGACTACGGCGTGATCGGCAACGTGACCAACCTGGCGGCGCGGCTCTCCGACGCGGCGAAGGGCGGCGAGATCCTCGTGAGTGCCGCGGTGCGCGGCCAGCTGCCGACACATACCCTCCTCGAAGCGGTGGGCGAGCTCGAGCTTCCGGGCTTCCACGCGCCGCAGCCGGCCTTTCGGCTGCTCCCGCCGGAATGA